In the genome of Sphingomonas naphthae, one region contains:
- a CDS encoding sugar transferase — translation MSNRYELAVEMAERHGQAQPKSWRRAQIYMAMAAADLLMISLGFMIASVLWAGYVEKNVSTMLAFILPIQMLAGLNAQSYGMATLISPARSVTRAVQSFLWTMLAVICMGFLLKVGAEYSRAIAAIGAALSVALLIAGRMGVFWLGTRVLIDGPISKVILCDGTMLLPGPGETIINTAAAGLAPMLHDPMMLDRIGRAVRHADRVIVACAPDRRVAWATALKGAGVDTELLMPEFEELGVLGTDSYGDAITAIVARGPLGLRNRAIKRCFDLFIVAWLLPVLLGVTGLVALLIKLDDGGPVFFVQRRIGQGNRLFPMYKFRSMKAAQLDAGGVQSTQRGDSRITRVGRILRSTSIDELPQLFNVLKGDMSIVGPRPHALASTAGDALFWEVDQRYWGRHAAKPGLTGLAQVRGFRGATETASDLTNRVQADLEYLANWTIWRDMRIVAATFGVLLHHNAY, via the coding sequence ATGAGCAACCGGTACGAGCTGGCGGTCGAAATGGCCGAGCGGCACGGCCAGGCACAGCCCAAATCGTGGCGGCGGGCACAGATCTACATGGCGATGGCTGCGGCCGATCTGCTGATGATCTCGCTTGGCTTCATGATCGCGTCGGTCCTCTGGGCCGGCTATGTCGAAAAGAATGTCAGCACCATGCTGGCCTTCATCCTGCCGATCCAGATGCTGGCGGGCCTCAACGCCCAATCCTATGGCATGGCGACGCTGATCAGCCCGGCGCGCAGCGTGACCCGCGCGGTCCAGTCCTTCCTGTGGACGATGCTCGCGGTGATCTGCATGGGCTTCCTGCTGAAGGTGGGCGCCGAATATTCGCGCGCCATCGCGGCGATCGGCGCGGCGCTCTCCGTGGCTTTGCTGATCGCGGGCCGGATGGGTGTGTTCTGGCTGGGCACCCGCGTGTTGATCGACGGGCCGATCAGCAAGGTCATCCTGTGCGATGGCACGATGCTGCTGCCCGGGCCGGGCGAGACGATCATCAATACCGCCGCCGCCGGCCTCGCGCCGATGCTGCACGATCCGATGATGCTCGATCGCATCGGCCGCGCGGTGCGCCATGCCGATCGCGTCATCGTCGCCTGCGCACCCGATCGCCGCGTCGCCTGGGCGACCGCCCTGAAGGGCGCGGGCGTCGACACGGAATTGCTGATGCCCGAGTTCGAGGAGCTGGGCGTGCTGGGCACCGATTCGTACGGCGACGCCATCACCGCGATCGTCGCGCGCGGCCCGCTGGGCCTGCGCAACCGCGCGATCAAGCGGTGCTTCGATCTTTTCATCGTGGCGTGGCTGCTGCCCGTGCTGCTGGGCGTCACCGGGCTGGTGGCCTTGCTCATCAAGCTCGACGACGGCGGGCCGGTCTTCTTCGTCCAGCGCCGCATCGGCCAGGGTAACCGCCTGTTCCCGATGTACAAGTTTCGCAGCATGAAGGCGGCGCAGCTCGACGCGGGTGGCGTCCAATCCACCCAGCGCGGCGATTCCCGCATCACCCGCGTCGGCCGCATCCTGCGCAGCACCAGCATCGACGAACTGCCGCAGCTGTTCAATGTCCTCAAGGGCGACATGAGCATCGTCGGCCCCCGCCCCCACGCGCTGGCCTCCACCGCCGGCGACGCGCTATTCTGGGAGGTGGACCAGCGCTACTGGGGCCGCCACGCCGCCAAGCCCGGCCTCACCGGCCTCGCCCAGGTACGCGGCTTCCGGGGTGCGACCGAAACGGCGAGCGATCTGACGAACCGCGTGCAGGCCGATCTGGAATATCTCGCCAACTGGACGATCTGGCGCGACATGCGCATCGTCGCCGCCACCTTCGGCGTGCTGTTGCACCATAACGCTTACTGA